tgcttcatgtgtgagctacttcaaagatggataatgaaaaaacttcattttccatttaagtgtgTTTTGCTttccaattttctaattttatctaaaaatcaaattttgattttataaaatctatttttattttaaaaataaaaaattaattaatttcatgaattaattattaaataaaacttaattaatttaatatcaaatattaaattaattttaacacatgtccatctttatatatttaaatcatatttaagtatataaattctcctattccgtttaattctaaaattaaacacaattatatctcatataattaataattcccttaattctaatttgaacatttcaaattaacttatcacgctattctagagctagtccgttacgagctagtagggggacctcgcggacctacagatcatgggctccaacgatccgagattaattgactaaactcattagaccaaattaatcttcattcNctacagatcatgggctccaacgatccgagattaattgactaaactcattagaccaaattaatcttcattcgttaactaatgggtcattccattaaagcctagagttgcactcccctcactgtaaatatattatgtccacattaTTTAACCAttatcagcaagtcgacccttcacaggttgttcgtaataacgggtGGGtaaaatatctgttttacctcgagattatgtcttattcctcaagtccctactaatcctctaatgaacaactggtttgtgatccaatcaccaaactaaaccctctcagcccagtgagagggtggggcctcttgttcaagacttggatttagtacttgagagaacaacctttctcctatccctagatcgggtaggcgtgaactccgtgtTACACCTTATAttcctagctatctatccggtcttacccctgaaatgggagtcttattgagccggtgcttctgagccaaccctcaactatgcaaatctaagggcaatcctaaataaacaggagttcatagatagctcaggattaagatcgagtaagagtgacttatttcttggtcctgatcttatgcaaactcattacataggacgcccccactcctcatgtcataacatgtacgaattaggatcacatcatatgtagcactttacaactctttgtaataactacagagtaggccacatccaatagtgttaccagaataaggtacccaacctcattcacgtaccatagatcattttgactatttactcgaacccaatccactcttatgtctccacataaagttcaagtactcatataatagtcatgggtcttagtttattggatttagactttcatacaatttatgagatcaataacaagtatattgataatagaaaatgtttatcattttacaaacttcgagttttaggacataaaacccaatagcaAGTCTCttgtatcaacgacgttatatacagatcTAGTCATCTtttggtccaggtcttatacaaactttttgtataggacaccctcgctcgcacgtctccacatgaatgctCAGGATCAAACATCTGTAGttgtttacaacacttgcaaacttctacaaagcgggccgtatctgtagtgtcacaaggatcaggtatcccactttaatctttatactacagacctatttaggttatcacttaaggcatgatccacttgtatatcatatatacatgcttaagttcacataagatgaCCAAAGAGctatgtttatttgatatgagtaaatgccagaattaaataacacttattttattcattgaacaatgtgtatctttacaaaacaacgagactcagggagaattaagacaccaatcccaacaattttattcattgaaaaatgtgtatctttacaaaacaacgagactccgggagaattaggacatcaatcccaacaataacaACATGAATCAAGAAAATCATCTTTGCTTAATATCAGCAAACTAACAGGTTTTCCAAGAGTTTAACAAGCAAATTACCATTTCAGGGAGTCATCTTTTCCAACCCAGACTTTCAAGGAACTATCAAATGGAAAaattgttggaattggtgtcctaattctcccagagtctcgtagtttgtaaactatacacgttattatgaataaaataagagttattttattttgcatttactcatatccaataaacaaagctccatggttattgtttgtaaacttaagcatgtatatgagatatacaagtggatcatgccttaagtgataacctaaaaaggtccgtagtataaggattaaggagggatacctgatccgacccgctttgtaaaggtttatAAGTGTTGTTAACTGCTACAGATGGTTAATCCTGAccattcttgtggagacatgcgagtgggggtgtcatatacaaagagtttgtataagactagaccacgagatgaatagtctctttatataatgccgttgatacttgagacttacatctcatctaaatgaccataagtgacatgactttaatcctaagtgttttgggaatttttgcctttgagggtggtcttttgccaactcaacatgcctacctttttggggatttgtctaatttaggagctggaaactccattacacaagatagaattcacttcttccccgaagcaggggtaagtagatagattgctcccttaagaactgactccgggtcttgaacatagtggccacgacttctctttggaagagagaacttagtcatagtaggactatgacttatgttcattagagggatcagtggtacttaaggagttaaatgtaactataggagcataACGGTAGATTggttcagctgtacttacgagcgatctatgaagggttatcacactgttgattggttgatatggatacaaaatatatatgtagtaaggagagtgtagttatcggtctttagtggagtgcccgatagttaacagatggtggatctagtgattaaagagtttagtcagttatttatgtaccgttggagctttaagctacagattcataaggttctcttggtagctcattggattcaagttgagaatcagttcttagtgttgattggaaatgttcaaattgaccagaggaaattcaattatataggatataattggtgtgatctatgagatacatcaagtggtggattaatgtaaatgtgatttacataactaccataaaatagaaaaagaactatggtttatatgtttcatgagatgaaatattaaaactattagattataaatataatatggtaagttgttatcatatatatttataataatattaattattggataattatctctttttatctattaaccaattgagtgggaggttattggtggttttatggtaaccctgaaataaaaaggaaaaatattttcctaaatttagaagagttgcttaattcggaaagaaactcacggaaagACTATCAAATGAAATTATTTCACTAAACAATAGctcatagagagactaaacgatcatagaatgtcactatacgatagttcactcagctggtcgtagctaaatgatcgcagggcattgtctatatgataggttgcCTTCTcttacacgattgagcattcttctatacgatagacatttctcatctcccacttgctcaatcgtctacacaattgttgtttctccagtctcttcctctaaccaagttcatacagagcccacacttcaggattctcacaccgagaataccaaggtaaccattgtggtaaTGTCCtgactcaactcgactgagtttgaggttttggaggccattcgttgGGTTCCTGTTCTTGGAGATCGTTGGGTTCGTGGTTGCTGTTGATTGTGCTGTGTTGTGGTTtttgtgttcgagcattcgtgtatTGCTGTCTAGGAGattgaacgagcgttcgtgctcgagggagtttgaagaatgagtcttcaaaggtatgtataatctttcccttgattatctataagcatgctgtaattttgtattATGCATGACCTtttagtttccgtttcttgactgtaattgtgtatgttcaattttgaatggaatttggaacaatcattccgctgctcatggaaatcctcatgtatGATGTCCTTCAAAAATTTCTTGTTGAGAGCAGCACAAAAACTAAAACATTTGTAATTGATAAGAAAAATTTCTTATAATCGAAGTGATTGAGATCTTACTCGATGTTTCTCTTCTTTGCATACAGTCTATATAGGGGCACAACACATAGAATCATAGGTCTCCACAGTAGAAGCACACAATTTCTGGACCTCCGCACAACACTATAGTCGATTGACAATATCCCTAGCCATCCTTAAGCAAACCACCTCTAGTCGATTGACAATACCTCCGCACCACAAGAGTTCTTATCACTTCATATCAATTACAAATTCTTATCAACGAACTGAAAAACCATTGTATTTAACATCAAAATGTTTCACAAGGAACACTAAAACATTTGTAATTGATAAGAAGAATTTATTGTTGTGGTAGCACCGAAACTACACTCCTGGTTGCTGTTGGTAAAAGAACATCTTCAATGAACATGGAGAACacagaaaatttttaaaagaaaaaacaatggtAAACAACGGCCAAAGAATATGCACAAAGCCGAGTTGAATCACGAAACCCACAGATTTGCACAAAACTTGGATGAATCTGCACGAAACCCGGACGAATCTGCACGAAATGGATGGATCTACACGAACCGAACGGATAAGAACGAACCGAAGGAATCTGCACTGCGCAAAACAAACGGATTGCCACCAACGGATTTGCACGAAAGGGAGCTGAGCTGATGATGACGCTGGTGAACGAATCTGCATGACACCGACAAGGAGATGGTGAACGGCAGCGAGAGGGTTTTGGGAGATTTTTGTGAGAAAGGAGAGAGTTGAAACCTAGATAAATTAAGTAGAGGAACTTTGCtaggagaaaaaaataaatgggtAGCTACAATGTCGGTtctaaaccgacattgtagcctCGTTAATatacatcttcaatgtcggtttaaaaccgacattaaagatcccttttttttctctagAAACCAACATTGTACATTgtgtttagttttttaaatccaACATCAAAGatcaaatttcttgtagtgattgaAAGGCTGAGTGATTAAACAACTAGATGAGTGAAAGTTTGACTTTTGTCCAACATAGCACAAAATATCAAATGATTTGTTGACGAAATTTTGATAATCCATTGTATGTtctatttgaagaaaatttatcAAGAATTAGGTGTTTTTGTGCTCATCTTTCGCTTTTAAAATGCTGTTACATGAACGTGCAAAGTCAGATGGATTAGTATTAACACAAGAACTTTAggattcttattttattttatttacttattttttaaactttggtTTGAATTAATTAGCTTTTGTTCTTAGCTTTGggctattttgaatttttgttttatatgtTATGATTCAGTGATCGACGTGgcttttatatagttttcttaaTAAGGTTAATCTAAGTCTAGTTTGGTTATGTTTATGCGTTATTATTATTTCTAATATTTGTGTTGAAAAATACATGTAgttatatttttgttaaatttagtATGTAAATGAGTAGAAATCGAGTTCACgattaaaattaatacataTATAAGTTTATGGTTAAAAtcgatgaaattaaaaatatagagtCCAAATGGATACAAATGGATAAGTTTaggggtttttttttctttaccttcctttagtttttttattttattttattttaatgttttcctttgtattaaaaagataaaacagaaaaacaaaagtccctttaataatttttttttatcacaataATCACAATTACATTAGATTCTACGTCCTGTAAAAAGTTTGAGCAATACTTGATAGGTGCAATACACTGAAACTTTCTCctaaaaattataattgttatttaagttattattttCGATTTTGATGATATTAAGGGTCGGTTTATATTGACTatgtgaaaaaatattttttaaaaagacattttcatttaaattcttttgataaaaacggTTTAAAATAAACATTGAAAGTTTTTCAAAAGGATTGttatcaaatatagaaaaataaaccaaaatatttataaaatataacaaaattttagaactataaaaaatagacgctgatagacactgatagaactTCTATCAGTATCCatcagtgacattgatagacactgatagttttaaaattttgttgtatgttgtaaatatttttaatagttttattattttcttttccaaaatgacttgtttcaaaattaaatacttgaaaattcAAGCCAAATACTCTAAATAAGAAGGATTTATAACACACCATCAAAACACATTTTTATTCATTACTTGAGAACAACTCCAAAACCGAACTGAAAACCGTATCGAAGGGGAAAGAGCTATTTCACATGAGTGTATATATCAAAATTGGTTGACTAGTTGTTGTTCAAGTTCCATATCCATAAGGATCTGGCGAAAAGCAGAAGCTTGTTGCTTAAGGCTGGCATTCTCTTGGAGAAGGCGTTGCTGAGACTCCATCAAACGCCTCAGCTTCTCCTCAAGCGCATGGTTCTGAGTGCATAGCCTAACAAGTTGACACCAAAGCTCCCTCACATGCTTCTGCTTCCTCATTCGGGACCTTCGAGCCGATTCTCGGTTCGATATCATCCGCCTCTGCTTCCTTTCGTCCACCCTTTCTGCGCTGCTGCTCCTCTTATTATGATCAATGTTGTAATTACAGCTTGTTCGACAACAAAACTGATCGCTAGATGTTGAGATAATCATGTTTGGCACATCAGTACTTTCAATCGTCCAAAAGTACTTTTCTTCAGCTCCTAATTCCATCTGggtttcttcttggatttcacTTGGAACAACCATGCCTGcctttatttgtattgttgtATCTAAATTGTATGGTGGGGAGCCATGATATGAAATTTGGTAGGATTTTATAGGAAACTGAGTGGGATTTGACAGGCCCAATCAAAATTCGCCATTTGgcagaaaaattttaaaaattcgatttatttttttttttttttaccatataaGAAAAAACATGTGGCTACACCtaattattattcattaaataccacaaaatttatcaaacaaATTGAAGATTATAAGCTCAAACATTCAGCATTCAAGAACTATTCcacatttctttaacttttacagtcagttattgtaactacttgtatcagaaattagtataaatactcatcatttacaaactTTGTAGCATACAATACAAAAGTTTCAAGAAGAACTTGAactctataaaagaaagaatctGTGACTTAGCTCTTAATAAAAATCTCCctccttcccgtggatgtaggcatcAATAAGCCGAACCACATATATCGTTGTGTTTCTCCATCCCTTTTTCCCTTCGTCTACACCATTGCATGCTTGctcttcatttcttcttcacatcgtctacacgattcaATGTTTTCTTTCATCGTTTACTCAAAGCAGTCGCACAGATCAAACAAGAAGacattagggttagaagaagtGTAAGGAATTTGAAAGAACAGAGAACGAGAGAACAAGAGagcaaaagagagaaagaaaattaattctgaTTAAACACCCATCAGAAAAGCCAATTTTTCTTTCACCTCCATCAGACAAAGGTTCAAACCACGTGTCAAGCATCTAGAAGATCGTGGACGATTGTTAGCCAAGTTTTCTaccaaactaaattaaattagggcAAAAGAATTGGGCTCACGTTTGGATCAGCAAAGAAAGGCCAAATATTATT
This genomic window from Benincasa hispida cultivar B227 chromosome 4, ASM972705v1, whole genome shotgun sequence contains:
- the LOC120076881 gene encoding basic leucine zipper 43-like codes for the protein MVVPSEIQEETQMELGAEEKYFWTIESTDVPNMIISTSSDQFCCRTSCNYNIDHNKRSSSAERVDERKQRRMISNRESARRSRMRKQKHVRELWCQLVRLCTQNHALEEKLRRLMESQQRLLQENASLKQQASAFRQILMDMELEQQLVNQF